The nucleotide sequence TCACCGGCATCGTGAAGGTGGCGATCCAGTAATGCCTCCCATCCCCGGCTCGGGCCTCGCGAAGGGCCTCGCCGTCACCCTCCGCACGATGACGAAGAAGACCGTCACCGCGCAGTATCCGGACGTCCAGCCCGAGCTTCCGCCCCGTACTCGCGGTGTCATCGGACTGTTCGAGGAGAACTGCACGGTCTGCATGCTGTGCGCCCGCGAGTGCCCCGACTGGTGCATCTACATCGACTCCCACAAGGAGACGGTGCCGGCGGCCGTCCCCGGCGGCCGTGAGCGCAGCCGGAACGTCCTCGACCGTTTCGCCATCGACTTCTCGCTCTGCATGTACTGCGGCATCTGCATCGAGGTGTGTCCGTTCGACGCGCTGTTCTGGTCGCCCGAGTTCGAGTACGCGGAGACCGACATCCACGAGCTGACCCATGAGCGCGACAAGCTCCGCGAGTGGATGTGGACGGTTCCCGAACCGCCCGCGCTCGACCCGCACGCGGAGGAGCCGAAGGAGATCGCGGCCGCCCGCAAGGCGGCGGAGAAGGCCGCGGCCCAGGCCGAAGCCGAGGCCCGGACCCAGGAGGGTCAGCAGTGAACCTCGCCGCAGCCGGCCACGGCTTCCTGTCGCCCACCGGCGTCGAGATCGCCTTCCTCCTCGTCGGCCTCGTCACCCTCGGCGCCGCCCTCGTGACCGTCACCACCCGGCAGCTGGTGCACGCCGCCCTCTGGCTGGTGGTCGCGCTCGGCGGCCTCGCCGTCGAGTACCTGCTCCTGACGGCCGAGTTCATCGCCTGGGTCCAGGTCCTGATCTACGTCGGTTCCGTCGTCGTCCTCCTCCTCTTCGGGCTCATGCTCACCAAGGCCCCCATCGGCCGCTCCCCGGACGCCGACTCCCGCAACAAGCCCGTGGCGGTCGCCGTCGCGCTCGCCGCCGCGGCCGCCCTCGTCTGGGTCGTCGTCGACGCGTTCCGTACGACCTGGATCGACCTCGACGGGGCCGTGCAGGGCTCCACCAAGGTGTCCGGCGAGATCCTCTTCCGGCACTGGGTGCTGCCGTTCGAGGCGCTGTCCGTCCTCCTTCTGGCCGCCCTGGTCGGCGCCATCGTGCTGTCCCGGAAGAAGAAGGAGGGGCAGCGCTGATGCACCTCGTCTACCCGGCCGTCCTCGCCGCTCTCCTCTTCGCCATCGGCGTGTACGGCGTCCTCGCCCGCCGCAACGCGATCCTGGTCCTGATGTCCGTCGAGCTGATGCTCAACGCCGTCAACCTCAACCTGGTCGCCTTCGACGTCTGGCTCCGTGACACCCTCCACGCCGGCCAGGCCCTCACCCTCTTCACCATCGCCGTCGCCGCCGCGGAGATCGGCATCGGCCTCGCGATCGTCCTGATGGTCCACCGCAACCGGGGCACCTCGGACGTCGACCGGCTCCGGGACACGGCCGAGCCGCCGCAGCCCTGGGACACCGCGGCCGAGGACGGTACGACCATCGACGACACGCCCACCGGCGAGAAGGCCGAGGCCACCGCGTGACCACCACGACCCTCGCCGTCCTCGTCCCCCTCCTTCCCTTCCTCGGCTCCGTCGCCGGACTGCTCCTCGGCCGCACCGCGCCCGGCTTCGTCCGCCCGCTCGCGGTGCTGCCGACGCTCGCGGCCGCCGTCCTCGCCGTCGTCGTCGCCGTGGATCAGGGCGGCGAGAAGCTGATCAGCGCGGCCACGGAGCTCACGCCGACCGGCTCGGTCCCCATCTACCTGAGCCTCCACATCGACGGCTTCGCCGCCCTCGTCGCCGTCCTCGTCGGCGTCGTCGCCACCTGTGTGCAGATCTACTCGACCGGCTACCTCCGCGAGGACCCGCGCTACCCCTCGTACGCCGCGCTCGTCTCCCTCTTCACCTCCGCGATGCTGCTCGTCGTCTACTCCGGCGACCTGATGGTGCTGCTGGTCGGCTGGGAGATCATGGGCATCTGCTCGTACTTCCTCGTCGGCCACTACTGGGAGACCCCCGAGGCGCGGGCCGCCTCCCTGAAGGCCTTCCTCGTCACCAAGCTCGGTGACGTCCCCTTCCTCATCGGTCTCTTCGCGCTCGCCGCCGACGCCGGCACCTTCCGGATCTCGGGGGTCCTCGGCGCCGTCGCGGCCGGCGGGCTCGACCACCCCACGCTGATCGCGCTGCTGCTGCTCGCCGGCGTGGCGGGCAAGTCGGCGCAGTTCCCGCTGCACACCTGGCTCCCGGACGCCATGGCCGGCCCCACCCCCGTCTCCGCGCTCATCCACGCGGCGACGATGGTCGCCGCCGGCATCTACTTCACTGCCCGGCTCCTCCCGGTCTTCGCCGCCTCCGCGGCCGCGATGACCGTGCTCGCCGTGATGGCCGCGGTGACGATGGTCGGCTCGGCGCTCGCCGCGCTCGCCCAGGACGACATCAAGCGGGTCCTCGCCTACTCGACGATCGGCCAGCTCGGCTACATGGCCGGCGCCCTCGCCGTCGGCGACCGCGGGTCCGCCGTCTTCCACCTCCTCTCGCACGCCGCGTTCAAGGCACTGCTGTTCCTCGCCGCCGGCACGGTCATCCACGCCGCCGGTACGAACTCGCTGACCGCGATGTCCCGCATGAGCGGCCTCGCGAAGCGCGTCCCGGACGCCTTCTGGACGATGACCGTCGCCCTGCTCGCGCTCGCCGCGATCCCGCCCTTCGCCGGCTTCTTCTCCAAGGAAGCCGTCCTGGTGGCCGCCGAGCACACCGCGCTCGGGGAGCGGACCGTCGCCCCCGCCGGGGCGGGCTGGACCGTCCTCGTCGCCGGTCTGCTGACCGCGCTGCTCACCGCCGCGTACGCCCTCCGCCTCTGGCTGCGGACCTTCCGCGGCCGCGGCGCCGAGGCCCCCGACCACGGTCGTCAGCCGATCGCCATGACGTCCGTCCTGTGGGTGCTCGCGATCCCCTCCCTCGGTTTCGGTCTCTCCGTCACCTCCCTCGACGACTGGTTCGACGGGAACGACCTCACCCCGACCGTCACCACGGCCGTCCTCGGTACCGGCCTCGCCGCCGCCGGGGCCGTGATCACCTACGCGGTCTGGCGCACCCTCGCCGCCCGCACCCCGGTCACGGCGCCCGTCCCGCACGTCGCCCACCCGGACGCCGACGCGGGTCTGGTCGAGGCCGAGGCGCTGCACCTGCCGCGCCCCGCCGAGGACCCGGCCGACCCCGGCCGCGCACTCCTCGGTCCGCTGCACGGCCCGGCCGTCGACGGCTTCCGCCTGGACGCCGTCTACCGGACGGCGTTCGTCCGCCCCGTCCTCGCCGCCGCCTCCCTGGTCCGCTTCCTGGACCGCGAGGTCGTCGACACCTACGTCCGCGCCGCGGGCAGCTCGGCCAAGGGCCTCGGCTGGCTCGTCCGCCGCGCCCAGACCGGCAACGTGCAGACCTATCTCAGCGCCCTGCTCGCCGGCTCCGTCGTCCTGGCGATCGTCGCCGTCGCCCTCGCCAACGCCGCCGCCGGAGCGTGAGCCGTGATCGATATCAGCGAATCCGTGATGCAGTTCCTTCTGGCGTTGATCGTCGCCGGGCCGCTCGTCGGCGCGGCCGCCGCACTCCTCCCGGCCCCGCCGGGGCTGAAGGGGACGTCCCCGGACCAGGCCGTGCTCCGCCACGGCGTCGTCGTCACCGGCGTGATCCTGCTCGCCGCGATCGTCCTCGCGGTCGGCTTCGACCACGACCAGCCCTCGACGATGCAGGCCACGACCGACATCACGTGGATCAAGGCGCTCGACGTGCGCATCCACCTCGGCGTCGACGGCATTTCCCTCCCCCTCCTGGTCCTGACCGCGCTGCTGACCTTCCTCTGCGCGCTGTACAGCTACTTCAAGATGCCCGCCGGGCCCTCCCCCAAGGGCTTCGTCGCGCTGCTCCTCGTCCTGGAGTCCGGGACCCTCGCGACCTTCGCCGTCCTCGACCTGGTGCTGTTCTTCCTGGCCTTCGAGATGGTCCTCATCCCGATGTACTTCCTCATCGCCCGCTGGGGCGGCGAGGGCAAGCAGGCCGCGGCCTGGAAGTTCATCCTCTACACGCTGCTCGGCTCCGTCGTCATGCTGCTCGGCCTGCTCCTCATCGGCGTGAAGGCGGGCACGTTCGACATGGTGGCACTGGCCACTGACAACGGCCGTGGCCTCACCACGTCCGTGCAGGTCATCGCCGTTCTCGCGATCGGGATCGGGCTCGCGGTGAAGACCCCGATGTGGCCGCTGCACAGCTGGCTCCCGGACGCCCACACCGCCGCCCCGACGGTCGGCTCGGTCCTCCTCGCCGGCGTGCTCCTGAAGATGGGCACGTACGGCTTCGTCCGGATCGTCCTGCCGATCGCCCCCGACGGCATGCGGACCTTCGCGCCCTCCCTCGCCGCCTTCGCCGTCGCCGGGATCATCTACGGGTCGCTCGCCTGCCTCGCCCTCGCCCGGCCCGGCAACAAGGGCGACCTCAAGCGCCTCATCGCGTACTCCTCCGTCGGCCACATGGGCTTCGTGCTCCTCGGCATCGCCACCATGACCCCCACCGGCGTCAACGGCGCCCTCTTCGCCAACGTCGCCCACGGCCTCGTCACCGGCCTGCTCTTCTTCCTGGTCGGCGCCGTCAAGGACCGGTACGGCACCGCCGACCTCGACACCCTCGCCGGAGCCACCGGCGCCGCCCTCTACGGCCGCGCCCCCCGCCTCGGCGCCCTCCTCGCCTTCGCCGCCGTCGCCTCCCTCGGCCTGCCCGGCCTGGCCGGCTTCTGGGGCGAGATGCTGGCCCTGTTCGGCGCCTTCGACCCCGCCGAGGGCCTCAGCCGCCCCGCCTTCCTCACCTTCATGGCGATCGGCGCCTTCGGCACCCTCCTCACCGCGGCCTACCTCCTGCTCGTCGTCCGCCGCGTCTGCATGGGCGGCCCCCGGCCCGCCGGGGAGACCCCGATCGCCGACGTCCAGGGGTACGAGTTCGCCGCCTGGACCCCGCTCGTCGCCCTCACCGTCCTCGCCGGACTCTGGCCCGCGGTCCTCCTCGGCCTCACCGACCCGGCCGTCCAGAAGCTCCTCGCCGGAGGCACCCAGTGACGTCGTCGCTCGTCCAGTCCGTCGACTGGCTCACGATCGCGCCCCCGACCCTGACGGCCGTGGTCGCCCTCGTCGTGCTCGTCGCGGACCTGTTCGTCCCCGAGGAGCGCAAGCGGCTCCTCGGCTGGACCGCGATCGCCGGCCTCGTCGCCGCCCTCGGCCTCCTCGTCCCGCTGCGCGCCGGCGACCGCTCCACCTTCTGCCTCACCGCCGACACCCAGGTCGCCGCGTGCAGTTACACGGCCGACCACTTCACCCTCGTCATCCAGCTCCTCGTGCTCGGCGGGGCGCTCCTGACGGCGCTGCTCTCGCTCACCGAGACGCGCGAGAAGCTCCCCGCGGGCGAGTTCTGGTTCCTGCTGCTCTCCTCGGCGGCCGGGGCGGCGCTGCTGCCCGCCTCGCGTGACCTCGCGACCCTCGTGGTCGCCCTGGAGGTGGCCTCGCTGCCCGCCTTCGCGCTCGTCGGGCTCAAGCGCGGCGACCGCATGTCCGGGGAGGCCGCGCTCAAGTTCTTCCTGTCCTCGGTGACCGCGACCGCGGTGACCCTGCTCGGCGTCAGCTTCGTGTACGCGGCGACCGGCACCCTCCACCTCACGGAGCTGGCCCAGCGCCTGGACGACGTGCCCGGCCAGCTCCAGACCCTCGCCGAGGCGGGCGTGGCCCTCACCCTCGTCGGCTTCGCCTTCAAGACGGCCGCCGTGCCCTTCCACTTCTGGGTGCCGGACACGTACGTCGGCGCGCCGCTGCCCGTCGCCGCCTACCTGTCGGTGGTCGGCAAGGCCGTCGGCTTCACCGGGCTGATCCTGGTGACGGTCGTCGCCTTCCCGTCGTACGCGGACGTGTGGGGGCCTGCGCTCGCCGCCCTGGCGGCGCTGACCATGACCGTCGGCAACGTCGCCGCGCTCCGGCAGCTGTCCACGCGCGCGTGGAGCGCGGTACGGCTGCTCGCCTGGTCCTCCGTCGCCCAGGCGGGCTATCTGCTGGTGCCGATCGCGGCGGCCGCGTACTCCAGCGACGACCAGATCGGCGCCACCGTCGCGTACGCGCTGATGTACGCGGTGGTGAACCTCGGCGCGTTCGCGGTCGTCGCGCTCGTGGCCCGCAGGCACCCGGAGAACCGGATCGCGGACTACCGGGGCCTGTACGCGGCGAGCCCGGCCGCCGCCCTCGCGCTCGGGTTCTTCCTCCTGAATCTGGCCGGTTTGCCCCCGGGTATCATCGGCCTCTTCGCCAAGGTGACCGTCTTCTCGGCGGCCGTCGACGCGGGCCTGGGCTGGCTGGCCGTGATCATGGGCGTGAACGTCGTGATCGCGCTGTACTACTACCTCCGCTGGACGGCGCTGCTGTTCCGTACGCCGGAGGGGGCGCCCGTCTCCCACCGGGCCCCCGCGCCGATCACCCTGGCGATCGTGCTGACCGCCGCCGCCGGAGTCGTGCTGTCGGGCTACCCGCAGCTCGCCCTCCGCTTCGCGGCGCAGAGCCTTTTCTGACCCCCCCCCACGAGCACAACCGAGGAGCTTCACCCCGTGCTGAACGGATTCAAGGACTTCATACTTCGCGGGAACGTCATCTCGATGGCCATCGGTCTGGCCGTCGGAACGGCGTTCACGGCGGTCGTCACCGGCTTCAGCAAGGCCTTCATCACCCCGCTCATCGGTCTCGCGACCGGCTCCGTCGGCAACTTCAACGACGCGCAGTTCCACGTCGGCAAGACGGTCTTCCCCTACGGTCTCGCGATCTCCGCGACCATCGCCTTCGTCATCACCGCCGCCGTCCTCTACTTCCTGATCGTCGCCCCGCTGGCGAAGGTCCAGGAGCGGTTCGCCAAGGAGGAGGCCGCCGACCCCAAGGCGGAGAAGCGCGACTGCCCCCGCTGCTTCACCGAGATCCCGGCCGTCGCCTCCCGCTGCGCCCACTGCACCAGCGAGGTCGAGCCCGTCGCGGCCCTCCTGGAGAAGATGGGCGTCCCGGCGCCCCGCTGACCCGCTCCGGGCCGTTCACCCGAACGGCCCACAGCGCCCCCCGTGCGGCCGGGGGAACCCGAACCTCCCGCCTGGCGTTGACCAGTACGGAAGGGTCCACTGGACGAGTGGAAATGACCACGAAGCAAAGGGTTCCCCTGCCGCACCACTTGGAGGGCGTACCGTGCACCGCCGGCACAACGGGCTGAGGACCGCCGTACTCCTCGGAGGGCTCTCGGCCCTCATCATCGTCATCGGCAGCTTCTTCGGGCGTACGGGGCTGATCGTCGCGCTGCTCGTGGCGCTTGGCACCAACGCGTACGCGTACTGGAACAGCGACAAGCTGGCGCTGCGGGCCATGCGGGCCCGCCCGGTCAGCGAGTTCGAGGCGCCCGCGCTGTACAAGATGGTGCGGGAGCTCTCCACGCAGGCCCGCCAGCCCATGCCCCGGCTCTACATCTCGCCGACCCAGGCGCCGAACGCGTTCGCGACCGGCCGCAACCCGCGGAACGCGGCGGTCTGCTGCACCGAGGGCATCCTCGCCATCCTCGACGAGCGCGAGCTGCGCGGGGTCATCGGCCACGAGCTGAGCCACGTCTACAACCGGGACATCCTGATCTCCTCGGTCGCCGGAGCGCTCGCCTCCGTGATCATGTTCCTGGTCAACTTCGCCTGGCTGATCCCGGTCGGCCGGTCCAACGACGACGAAGGCCCCGGACTGCTCGGGATGCTCCTGATCATGATCCTGGGACCGGTCGCCGCCTCGGTGATCCAGCTGGCCATCTCCCGCTCCCGGGAGTACGAGGCGGACGCCTCCGGAGCTCAGCTCACCGGCGACCCGCTCGCCCTGGCCAGCGCCCTGCGGAAGCTGGACGCCGGCACCAAGCAGCTGCCGCTGCCCCCCGAGCCCCGGATCGAGACCGCGAGCCACATGATGATCGCGAACCCCTTCGGGCCCGGGAAGGGCTTGTCCAAGATGTTCTCCACCCATCCGCCGATGGCCGAGCGCATCGCCCGGCTCGAACAGATGGCAGGTCGACGCCCGTGAAGACGATCCTCAACGTCATATGGCTGGTTCTCTGCGGATTCTGGATGTTCCTGGCCTACATGGTCGCGGGCCTCCTCCTCTGCATCACGATCATCGGCATCCCCTTCGGACTCGCCGCCTTCCGCATCGGGGTCTACGCCCTGTGGCCCTTCGGGCACACCGTCGTGGACCGCCCCGACGCCGGCGCGCCGTCCTGCGTCGGCAACGTCCTGTGGCTGATCCTGGCCGGCTGGTGGCTGGCGCTCGGCCACATCACCACCGGCATCGCCCTCTGCATCACGATCATCGGCATCCCGCTCGGCATCGCGAACTTCAAGCTGATCCCGGTGTCGCTGCTGCCGCTCGGAAAGGAGATCGTGCCCACCGACCGGCCGTACGCCGGGTACGGGGCCTACGGCCAGGGACGCTGAGGACACCCGTGCGGAACCCGAGGTACGCCCTGGTCTCCGGCCTGTACGCGGTCGCGCTCTGCAAGGACGTCGACGGCCTGTACGGGGACCCCGTCCCACCGCCCCGCGCCGTCCACGAGCTGCGCGGCTGCGAAGCGCGCGGGGACCTGGCCCGGGCCGTCACCCAGGCCGTCGTCGAGGGCTCGGCGCCGTTCGGCACGCTCCACGTCCAGACCCACGACGGCCTCGCCTGGCTCTTCGACGAGGTCCGCGTCCTCGGCGCGCGCGGCGACGTCGTCACCGTCGAGTCCTCGGGCGGCCCCCGCCGGGCCCACGGCACCCACGGCGCCTTCGCCTGCGGCAACCTGATCCGCGTCTCGCCCCCGGCACCGCCCGAGCGCACCCACACCGAGGTCACCTTCCGCGGCTGCTCCCCGCGCGGCGAACTCCGCGAGGCCCTGGCGGGCGGCGCGGAGGAGTTCGACGCCGTCCGCTACCAGGTGCTCACCTGGACCGGCAGCGTGCACCACGAGGGCGACGCGGGCCGCGTCACCGGCTGGGACGGCTCGCGCCTCGGCCACGGGCTGGTCGACCTCGCCGTGTCCTTCCCCCGGCAGGGCCTCATACCGCACCAGTCCCGGCAGGTCTGGGACCTGTGGCACCGCGACCGGCCCGCCGAGCCCGGCACCTGGCGGCGGTTCACCGGCGCGGCACGCGCCGAGTGGCTGAACCAGGCCGCCGGCCGGTCGTACGGCGCCCCGGACATCACCCCGGGGACCACGTACCACCTCGACGGGACCGACGTCACCGACGAGGACTCGTTGCTGTGCGCCCTCGGCGAGACGTTCTACGGCCCCGGCCGCAGCTTCGGCGTCGGGGCGCCCCGCGCGGTCGCCGAGCGGCTGGCCGGCACCACCCTGGTCTGGCACGACGCCGACGTGGCCCGCCGCTGCCTGGGCGTCCTGCCCTACGCCGACCGCCGCCCGGCGACCTTCCAGGAGTTCGTGGACGCCTTCAGGAGCGCGGGGGTACGGCTCGTCCTCGACTGACCGCCCAGGCCACCACGCCGGCCGCGACGACCCCCGACCCGGCGAGGACCGACCCGAGCGGCAGCGCGAACGCCAGCGCGGCGCACCCGGTGAAACCGAGAACGGCGAGCGGCCTGCGGGCGGGCCCCAGGGTCCAGGCGGAGGCGTTGGCGATGGCGTAGTAGACGAGCACCCCGAAGGACGAGAAGCCGATCGCGCCCCGCACGTCCGCGGTCGCCGCGACCGCGGCCACCACCGCGCCGACCGCGAGCTCCGCCCGGTGCGGCACCTGGAAGCGGTGGTGCACGACCGCGAGCGCCGTCGGCAGATAGGCGTCCCTGGCCATCGCCAGGGTCGTACGGGACACCCCGAGGATCAGAGAGAGCAGCGAGCCGAGGGCGGCGACGGCCGCGCCGACCGCGACCACCGGCACCAGCCAGCCGGCGCCCGCCGCGCGGGCCGCGTCCGTCAGCGGAGCGGCGGAGGCGGCCAGGGCCTCCGGGCCGAGGACGGTCAGCACGCCGACCGCGACGAGCACGTAGACGACGAGGGTGACGCCGAGCGCGATCGGCACGGCCCGGGGGATCGTCCGCGCCGGATCGCGGACCTCCTCGCCGAGCGTGGCGATCCTCGCGTACCCCGCGAATGCGAAGAAGAGCAAACCCGCGGCCTGGAGCACCCCACCCGCCGTGAGCTCCCCGCCGAACGTGACGGGGTTCGCGCCGCCGGCCCCCAGGAGCACCACGACGGCGGCGGCGAGCACCGCGAGGACCAGCGCCACGATCACCCGGGTGAGCAGCGCGGACTTCTGAACTCCCCGGTAGTTGACGGCCGTCAGGGCCACCACGGCGGCCACCGCCACCGCGTGCGGGTGCCCCGGCCACACGTACGCGCCGACGGTCAGCGCCATCGCCGCGCACGAGGCCGTCTTGCCCACCACGAACGCCCAGCCGGCCAGGTACCCCCAGAACGACCCGAGGCATTCGCGACCGTACACATATGTGCCGCCCGAACGGGGGTATCGGGCCGCGAGCCGCGCCGAGGCCATGGCGTTGCAGTACGCGACGAGGCCGGCGACCCCGAGCGCCACGAGCAGCCCGCCGCCGGACCCGGCGGCGTCCGCGGCGGGCCCGAGCGCGACGAAGATCCCGGCCCCGACCATGGCGCCGAGCCCGATCACGACCGCGTCGAACACACCGAAGGACCGGCGCAGCTCAGCGTTCATGCGCCGCAGCCTAGAGCCCCGTCTCCCGCAAGGTGATGTTGAGTCGTCCCGTGAGACCGAGGGCGGGGTCGGCGGTCCCGGGGAAGACCTTCGGCACCCCGTGGTGGACCCACCGCGATGCCCCGCCGAAGACGAACAGGTCACCGGAGGCCAGCTCGACGTCCTGGTACGGCCGGCCCCGGTTCTCCTCGTTGCCGAAGCGGAAGACGCACCGGTCCCCGAGGCTCAGCGACACCACCGGCGCACCCGAACGCTCCTCGCGGTCCTGGTGCATGCCCATCCGCGCCCCCGGCGCGTAGAAGTTCACGAGCGCCGTGTCGGGGGTGAACCCGCCGTGGTCCCCGTACGCCTCGACGAGCGCCTCCCGGCCCAGGGCGACGAGCCAGTCGGGCAACGGAACGCCGACGGCGTCGAGATACCGGTACGGCACCCACCGCCGGCCCAGACACAGCGACCGCACCGACATGACCCCGCCGCCGGGCAGCACCGTCTGACGGTACGGCAGCGGGCCCCGCCCCCACTCCCGGCAGGCGTCCACCAGCTCACGCTGACGCGCGGCCGGAAGCCAGCCGGGGACGTGCACCGCGCCGGGCGCGATAGTGGCCCGCTCGCGGGGGAAGAGCCCCTCGGTCACACCGGGGCCCCCTCCAGGCCGAGCAGCCGCTCCTTGCGGTCGAGCCCGGCGGCGTACCCGCGCAGCGCGCCGTCGGCTCCGACGACCCGGTGACAGGGCCGCACCACGAGCAGCGGGTTGCGTCCGATCGCGGTCCCCACGGCCCGCACACCCGCGCCCGGGGAGCCGACCCGCCGGGCGATCTCCCCGTACGAGACGGTCGTGCCGTACGGGATCTCCTCAAGCGCCGTCCAGACGCGCCGCTGGAACTCGGTCCCGGCCCCGGCGTCCAGCGGCAGGTCGAACCGGTCCCGCCGCCCGGCGAAGTACTCACCGAGCTGCCCGGCGACCTCGGCGAAGGCCTCGGGCGCGAGCGTCCAACCGTCCTCGACCTCGACGGCGCCCTTCTGCCCCGGCAGGGACAGCGAGCGCAGCACGGCACGGCCCCCTGCGGCGAGCCGCCCGACCAGCAGCATCTCGCCCAGGGGGCCGTCGACGTACGCGTACACGGTGGTGTCGTTCATGCCTCAAGTGTGCGCGGCCGACCCACCACCGGTCCGGCGGAATTCGGACACGAGCCTCGACGGGTCAGCGGTAGTTCACGAACTGGATCGCGAAGTCGAAGTCCTTGCCCTTGAGCAGCGCCTGCACGGCCTGCAGGTCGTCCCGGCTCTTCGAGCTGACCCGCAGCTCGTCGCCCTGGACCTGCGCCTTGACGCCCTTGGGGCCCTCGTCGCGGATGGCCTTCGCGACCTTCTTGGCGTTCTCCTGGGAGATGCCCTCGGTGACCGACGCGAAGAGCTTGTACTCCTTGCCGGACAGCTGCGGCTCACCCTCGACGTCCAGCGACTTCAGCGAGATGCCCCGCTTGATCAGCTTGGTCTGGAAGATGTCGAGGATCGCCATGACGCGCTCCTCGCCGTTCGCCTGCATGAGGATCTTCTCGCCCGACCACGAGATCGAGGCGTTGGTTCCCTTGAAGTCGTAGCGCTGCGAGATCTCCTTCACGGCCTGGTTGAGGGCGTTGTCGACCTCCTGCCGCTCGACCTTGGACACGATGTCGAAACTGGAGTCGGCCATGACTCGTGGCTCCTTGCTCGGATGCTTGGGGTACAGCCCAAAGCCTAGGGGGTGAGCCACGGCCCGAACCGCTGATCAATCCGGTGGCGAACCACCCCCCGGGATCAGGTATTGTTTACGTCGTTGCCACGGAACACCGCCGAAAAGCGGCTCCACGGCAGCGATCTCATGGCGATGTGCCCGAGTGGCCAATGGGAGCGGACTGTAAATCCGTCGGCTTAGCCTACCCAGGTTCGAATCCTGGCGTCGCCACGCGAAACGGAAGGTCCCCGGTGCTTGCACCGGGGACCTTCCTTCGTTTCTCGGGGGGAGGGGCGGGGCGTCAGTTGCCGGCCACGGCCTTGACCGCGACCGAGAGCGGGGTCGAGCCCGCGATCAGTTCCAGGGTCAGGCCGGACGTCGCCGGGGTGTCCAGGAGTTCGGCGATCGTCGCCGCCACGTCGTCGCGGGGGATCGTGCCGCGGCCCGTGCGGGCCTCCAGGCGGACCAGGCCCGTGCCCGCGTCGTTCGTCAGGCTGCCCGGGCGCAGGACCGTCCAGTCCAGGCCCGCACGGGAGCGGACGTCGTCGTCGGCGGCCCCCTTGGCCCGGAGGTAGGCGTCGAAGATCTCGTCGCCCGGGTGGGCCGCGTCCGCGCCCATCGACGAGACGATGACGTAGCGGCGCGCGCCCGCGCGTTCCGCCGCCTCGGCGAACAGCACCGCCGCCGCGCGGTCCACCGTGTCCTTGCGGTCCGCTCCGCTGCCCGGGCCCGCGCCGGCCGCGAACACGGCCGCGTCGGCGCCCTGGAGCACCGCGGCGACCATTTCGACCGAGGCGGACTCCAGGTCCAGGACGACGGGCTCGGCGCCCGCGTCCCGCAGGTCTCCGGCCTGCTCCGGTCTGCGGATGATTCCCGCCACCTCGTGCCCGCCCGCCGAGAGCAGCCTTTCCAGGCGCAGGGCGATCTGTCCGTGTCCTCCAGCGATGACGATGCGCATACTCACGACCGTACGACGGGACCGGCCGGAGGGCTTCCCGGCTCGGGCGGCCGTTCCGGGCGCGTCTGGCGCGGCAGGTCGAGGGCCGCCGCCGAGTCGCAGTACTCCCGCACCGCGCTCGTCCGGGCCACCACCCGCCCCCGGTGCACCACGATCCGGCTGTACGCCAGCGACAGCACGCCCGACAGGTGCTCACCGCGGACCGCGAGCAGCTC is from Streptomyces venezuelae ATCC 10712 and encodes:
- a CDS encoding NAD(P)H-binding protein produces the protein MRIVIAGGHGQIALRLERLLSAGGHEVAGIIRRPEQAGDLRDAGAEPVVLDLESASVEMVAAVLQGADAAVFAAGAGPGSGADRKDTVDRAAAVLFAEAAERAGARRYVIVSSMGADAAHPGDEIFDAYLRAKGAADDDVRSRAGLDWTVLRPGSLTNDAGTGLVRLEARTGRGTIPRDDVAATIAELLDTPATSGLTLELIAGSTPLSVAVKAVAGN
- a CDS encoding YajQ family cyclic di-GMP-binding protein; its protein translation is MADSSFDIVSKVERQEVDNALNQAVKEISQRYDFKGTNASISWSGEKILMQANGEERVMAILDIFQTKLIKRGISLKSLDVEGEPQLSGKEYKLFASVTEGISQENAKKVAKAIRDEGPKGVKAQVQGDELRVSSKSRDDLQAVQALLKGKDFDFAIQFVNYR